GTAGGTCGCGCCTTCGTCGGTGGCCAGCGTGCTCCACTGCGCCACGGCGGCGTCCCAGGCCGCGCCCTGCGGCGCAAACTCACGGCCCTTGAGGTAGGCGAAGGTGGTCTCGTCGGGGGCGATCATCCCCGCGCGTGCTCCCGCCTCAATCGACATGTTACAGACCGTCATGCGGCCCTCCATCGAGAGCGCACGAATCGCCTCGCCGGTGTACTCGACCACGTAGCCGGTCGCGCCATCGGTGCCGATCTTGCCGATAATCGCCAGGATAATGTCCTTGGGGGTCGCATCGGGATGGAGCGGGCCGTTGATGCGAATCTCCATGGTCTTGGGGCGGCTCTGGGGCAGGCACTGGGTCGCTAGGACATGCTCCACCTCGCTCGTCCCGATCCCGAAGGCCAGTGCCCCAAATGCGCCGTGGGTGCTGGTGTGGGAGTCGCCGCAGACAATGGTCTGGCCCGGCTGTGTGTAGCCTAGCTCCGGCCCCATGACGTGCACCACGCCCTGCTTGTCAGAGTGGAGGTCGTAGAGCGTGATCCCAAACTCCTCGCAGTTCTTGGCCAGTGCCTGGATCTGCTTCAGGGAGATCTCATCGGTGATGGGGAGCAGGCGGCTGGTGGTGGGGACATTGTGGTCCATGGTCGCCACGGTTCGCTCCGGGCGCCGTACCTTCCGCCCCGTGAGGCGCAGGCCCTCAAAGGCTTGGGGGCTGGTCACTTCGTGCACAAGGTGCAGGTCGATATACAGGAGGGCAGGCTTCCCCGCTTCGGCGCGGACGACATGGGCGTCCCAGATCTTCTCAAAGAGCGTTCGTGGTGTCATGCCCTGATTATAGGCCGCTTGCCTGCCCCGTGTCCAACGGATAGTTTCGATCTAAGTGATAGGCAAAACCTACTGAAAGATCACCTTATCGACCTCGGCCATGCCCTGGAGGGCGCGGGTCAGTGCCTTGAGCTCGTCGCTGAAGATAGACTCGTTGCCGCTGAGAGGGGCGAACTTGCCAAAAATAGTGAGGGTTCCCCGGCGAATGGAGAGCGTGATCTTGGTGCAGTCTAGGCAGAACTTCCCCATCTCACGGCGGACGTCCCGAAGCGTTCGGTTGTTCTTGAGCTTTTCCTCGATTGATTTTGCAGCTAGGCTTTTCTGAGCGAGATGTTTATTTGCTTCCATACTTGGTCATTCCGCACCCGAGTGCTGTTTTCTGTGCTCACTGAGGAAACCCGTAGAGCTACGAGGTAAAGAGGCTTGCTCCGTGCCAATAATTTTGCATTTTTGAAGGAAAGATCAAGAAGTGGATCGAAAGAGAGAGCTATGAAAAAGACACTTACCCTTGGGTTGTTTTCGTTGTTTCTGCTCGCACCGGGTGCCCTGGCACAGGGGGGAGGGTCGGGGAGGAGTAAAGACCTCTCCTTTCAGTTTGGCTCCACCGGGGGCGGGCGGCAGGTGTCTGGTACGGGGAGCGCGTTTGGTGTCGCCTACAACCTTCCCCGCGGCGATGGCTACAAGAGCCTGGAGCTCTTCCACACCCGTGTTGCCGGTAGCGAGACCGTGTACTACTCATCGGGGAGCGCTACCCTGAGGACACTCCTAGAGACCACGGGGCTGTTCTACACCGCGCGAACCCGTCGGCCTCAGGAGCGCGGCTTCTACACGGGGATAGGCGGCGGTCTGGTCTACGAAAAGACAGCGCTTCCCCCGGACAGCAGCGACTACTTCTCTCTGCCGCGCCTGAGCCAGCGCTGGCGCTACCAGCTCCAGCTACGCTGGATCGCGGCGGGCTACAACTTCGCCGACGATATCTTTGGGGAGCTCTCTTACCAAGGGAACCGGCACATCGTCGCCTTCAATGTCGGCTACCGGCTCTAGGCCTGCGGCTCCAGCGTGAGGCAGTCGCCCCACTCCTGCCAGCTGCTGCGCTCGTAGGCGCGGGCATCCACCTCCATGGGATCGAGGTGGTAGTTCAGGTACGCCAGGACAATATAGACCAGCGCTAGCACGATTAGCAGGCCGCCTAGGATCAGGGCAGGTTGCATTTGCTCACGCGCAAGAAGCTGCTGGATCGCCACGGCCCCGAGGAGCGCAACCACGATATAGCCCCGCCCGAGGTTACGCAGGGTGACATAGG
This genomic interval from Armatimonas rosea contains the following:
- the leuC gene encoding 3-isopropylmalate dehydratase large subunit, with the protein product MTPRTLFEKIWDAHVVRAEAGKPALLYIDLHLVHEVTSPQAFEGLRLTGRKVRRPERTVATMDHNVPTTSRLLPITDEISLKQIQALAKNCEEFGITLYDLHSDKQGVVHVMGPELGYTQPGQTIVCGDSHTSTHGAFGALAFGIGTSEVEHVLATQCLPQSRPKTMEIRINGPLHPDATPKDIILAIIGKIGTDGATGYVVEYTGEAIRALSMEGRMTVCNMSIEAGARAGMIAPDETTFAYLKGREFAPQGAAWDAAVAQWSTLATDEGATYDTLVELSGPEIAPHVTWGTSPGQALPLTAVVPSPDQFTDHADRRSCEQALAYMDLTPGTPLRSIAVDTVWIGSCTNGRIEDLRAAAAVLKGHKVSVKRALCVPGSGLVKKQAEAEGLDKIFVEAGFEWREPGCSMCLGMNPDILQPGERCASTSNRNFEGRQGKGGRTHLVSPTMAAATAIRGTLSTPSDL